The genomic interval ATATTAATCTGAATTTGATGGAGGTATTAAAGGCGAGTGAATATCCCGTATTAGGTACTTGTGGTGGAATGGCTTTGTGTGCAACATGCCATGTAGAAGTGCTTGAAGGTGATAATCTGAATCCTCCACAAGACCAGGAACTGGATATGCTGGATACTTTACCTGCTATTACATCCGGAAGCCGCCTGGCATGTCAGATTCCTGTACGTGAAAATATAAATGGGATCGTAGTTAAAGTACTGACAGAATAGATATACTTTTCTCTACATTCTTTTTAATAGTAAGTAGTTTTTATGTCAATCAAGGAAATTTTACATTTTATAAAATTTCATTTTTCAAAGATTTTTTTATTTTTTTCGACCTATCAAAGCTTTCTTTCGATGATATAATTATTATCAAAGATTAATAAAGATTTATTCTACTCCCTCTTCTTAATTATTAAGAACCCTACAATAATATTAAAATTCAAATCAAATATTACATTACTATTTAGCTTATTATGCAGCGTAATTTGTTAAATATTGATTAACGCTGACGCTTGTATGAAGCAGGCGATTTTTTTATCTTTCTATAACTGGCTGAATTTTTCTGAGCAAAATTAAACCTTTGATGATTTAAATTTTTCAATGCAAATCGCTTATATTTAAACCGCTTTGAAAGATTTTTTTAAGCATATTTTACAACCAGCCCCATGTTTTTACCGGTTTTTTATTTTATGTTTTAATTATACGAGTATATACGTATTAAAAACTTTTACCCTGAGTTACAATCGGAAGGTAAAAATGTATTAATACAATAATAAACGTACATATACCAATCAGCAACTGTTCATTAAATTTAAAGCAAAAAATTACTTCAGTTTTATATGAGAAAAGAGTACGAGCAGGAGGGTCAGGAAAATACGCAGCAAGAAAAAAGATGTTTGGTTATTATGCCTGTTGCCGATAGTACTCCTTATGAAAGCGGACATTTTAAGCGGGTATATGAATATATTATTAAGCCTGCTTGTGCAAAGGCTGGTTTAATGGCTTATAAGCTTGAAGATGTGCAACGTACTAATCATATTGTAATTAACAAGTTGCGGGAAGTTACATCAGCTGAGATCGCTATTTGTGACTTAAGCTCTAAAAATTCCGAAGTACTATATAAGCTGGGCATCAGGCAGGGACTTGATCTACCAACATTATTAATAAAAGACACACTGACCGCAAAAATATTTGATATCCGTGGTTTGCTCGATGTAGAATATGACGAAACCTTGAGAGTAGACCGGGTAAACAAAACTATAGAAGAAATTGCTGAAACCCTTTTGTCGATGTATGAGTCTAAAGGTATACGGACTAATTCTATTATATCTTTATTAGGGATACAAAAGGCTGAAATTAAAAATAAAGTGGATTTATCTTCTGAAGCTAATATTCTTCTGGAAGCAATTAGTGGAGTAAAAGACCAGATATTAAAAGGAAATCATCCTCCACAAACATCAGATGCAGAACCAGCAGCAGAACCCAAACAAAAGGAACTGAACTGGGTAGATAGTGAGGGTAATAAATTCCAGGTGGGTGATGTAGTTACCCATCCTAAATTTGGGTTAGGAATACTGGTTGATATTATTCCGGATGGTTTGCTTCGGGTTAAGTTTAATACCATCGGATTAAAAGTATTACGTGGTGAGGTTGAAAAATTAGTGTTGTTGTAAAACAGGGTTCTTAATCCAGATATTTTATGATGATTCTGAGTACTTACTCATATAAAGCAGTTATTTAACAATAACAGGCTGTTTTAACAAGGCTTTTTTTAAACAGGTTATACATTAAATAAAATGAACATGATTTAAATCTACTAAACTTATGCGCCATGAAAGACCTGAATGAATTCAAAAGCTTTAATACTGCATTAGTTAACTACTTTATGGCAGAGCAAAAAATGCTCTACCATAGCCAGGTTAGCCAGTTAGCCAATGCTAAAATGATCAAATCAGCTAAACAATTGCATACAACCATATCCCAGATCAAGGAAATTCCAGATCATTTGAAGGAAGCTTTGCAAACAGCGATTGACAAACGGGATATAAAGAATATTATGGCCGTATCTGTACAAGTGCAGGAAATTGTTAACCTATTAAGTTCTAAATATTTTCCCCGGTCCAAGTAAACATAGTTTTCACAATTGCCCAACTAATACGTGTTATAGGCACTAAACCTGCAGACTTTCAAAAGCCTGCAGGTTTATTTTTTGTAGCCCCCTCTGATATATAACCTTTTTTAAGCCAACAAAACAGTATTTGGAAACAGATTACTTAAAGCATGATGGTCTTCTATTTTCCTGAATTACTGTCTTTTATTACATACTGTAAAAACCTATATCGGTTACTTTTTTTATCCGCTTTTATTGGTGCTACTTTACTATGAAAAGTACAGCAATCGGATGCGTATTTTTTATAATTACATGATTGCTAGTCTCTAAAACACAAATTATTCTTTTGCCTTCCAGCTTAGTTATTGATGTATGTTTAAAAATATTTCACGCACCCGCCAGATAATTGTAGGCCTCTCTTTATCGGTAGCCGTATTTATTTTGCTGATCTTATTTTCATTTAAGGTTTATCGCACCCTGAATAATAGTTTCGACAAAGTAGAACATACTTACACGGTTATAAATGAAATAGAATCATTGTCGTATCATCTCATGCAGGCTTCACTCAATGAAGTAGAATACAGTGTGTCGAATAACGGGGGATTTCTGCATAATTTTATTATTTCTTATCAGATGGTGCAAAAAAAGTTACACCGTTTAGATTCCCTTACAAAAGCTGATAAGCCTCAGCAAGCCCGTTTAAAATTACTCAATGAAATTGTTACGGAGCGTGAAAAGATCCTTCTCGACCATATAAATAAAGTTTCTTTGCCACAAGAACTGCCTGTGGATATTATTATCCAGAGTGCCAGGGTATTTCAGCAAAAGGCGACTGAAGTTATTGAAGAAATAAAAATCCAGGAGCACAAAGCTTTGCTGCTTCGCAAACAGGAAGCCGCCTTCCAGCATCAGACAGCTTTCTATCTAGACATATTTGCAGGATTAGGAGCCCTCATTCTGGTAGCTATTACGCTTATTCTTATTATAAAAGACAATCGTGCACGAGAACGTGCTGAAGAAGAACTTCGCAAACTCAATGATAACAAAGATAAATTCTTTTCTATTGTAAGCCATGATCTGAGAGGACCTGCAGCTAACATCGTAAAATTATCAGAATTTTTACTCGGTCCAGACGAAATGCTTGACAACCAGATGCGTAGGGAAATGGCACAACACCTCAACTTTTCTTCTCAAAAATTATATAAACTCTTAGAAAACCTGCTAAGCTGGGCTAAACTGCAAATGAACCGGGTTGACATTAAACCTTTCCAGGTAGACTTGCATAAACTGGCTTCAGAAAATATTACCCAGATATCTACACTGGCTGCTGACAAGAAGATTCAGGTAGTAAACGAAATTCCTGCACATATATCTGCCTTCGCTGATGAAAAGATGTGTGAAACGGTGATGCGAAACTTGGTTGTTAATGCCATTAAATTTACGAATACTGGTGGGCATATTAAAATCAGTGCTTCTGAGAAAGAGAGTGCTGTTGAAATTTCTGTTGTTGATTCCGGAGTAGGCATGAAAAAAGAAAGTGTAGAGAGGTTATTCAATCTGGGTACTCATTTCTCTTCTAAAGGCACTGCCAATGAACCTGGTTCGGGCCTGGGATTGATTTTATGCCGGGAATTTGTAGAGAAAAACAAAGGCAAAATATGGGCTGAGAGCGAAGTGAACAAGGGTTCTACCTTTACTTTTTCATTGCCTAAAAACATATTAGCCTTTGAATCAATCAAATAATTGCTTTACAAGTAAGGAAGGCTTTTGCACTCAATTAGTCTACAGGCTTATTTTACCATTTTCAGTTTAAGCTGTTTTTGCACACTTTGTATGGCGGCTTTCACTTCCTGGTCTGTTTTAAGCATATCATTCACCGACTGTATGGCATGAATAACTGTACTGTGGTCGCGGCCTCCAAAATGATAGCCAATAGATTTAAGAGAATGTTCGGTATGTTCTTTAGCTAAATAAATAGCAATCTGCCGGGGGATTACATATTCTTTCCGGCGGCTTTTTCCACGTAACTCTTCCAGAGTAAGGCCAAAATGCTCGACTACTTTTTTCTGGATAATTTCTATACTTACCTCTTTATCAACGTGTTGTACAATATTCTGTAAAGTTTGCCGGGCAAGATCCAGGTCAATTTCCTTACGGTTGAGAGAAGCTTGCGCCATTAATGAAACGATCACGCCTTCCAGTTCACGGATATTGGTATCTACGCTGTGTGCCAGGTATTCAATCACATTTGGTGGAATAAATATTCCTTCGGCCTGTAACTTCTTCTGAATAATAGCGATACGGGTTTCTAAATCCGGTTGCTGTAAATCAGCGGTAAGTCCCCACTTGAATCGGGAAAGCAACCGGTCCTGTAAGCCCTTCAACTCCCTGGGTGGGCAATCGCTGGTCATAATGATCTGCTTGCCAGCCTGGTGCAAGTGATTGAAAATATGGAAGAAAATTTCCTGCGTACGTTCTTTTCCTGCCAGAAATTGCACATCGTCGATTACCAGTACATCTACCTGCAGGTAGAAGTTGGTAAAGTTCTGCATATTGTTGTTCTTCAGGGCATCAATAAACTGATTGGTAAACTTCTCTGAAGAAACGTATAATACAAATTTATTGCTGGCTGTATTCTTAATATGATTGCCTATGGCTTGCACCAGATGGGTTTTTCCCAAACCAACTCCCCCATATAGCATCAAGGGATTGAAAGAGGTAACACCAGGTTTATTGGCTACCGCATACCCAGCTGAGCGGGCCAGCCGGTTACAGTCGCCTTCAATAAAATTCTCAAACGTGTATTGGGGATTCAGG from Rhodocytophaga rosea carries:
- a CDS encoding 2Fe-2S iron-sulfur cluster-binding protein; translation: MINIFVEDKSGNRQHIEIPTDINLNLMEVLKASEYPVLGTCGGMALCATCHVEVLEGDNLNPPQDQELDMLDTLPAITSGSRLACQIPVRENINGIVVKVLTE
- the dnaA gene encoding chromosomal replication initiator protein DnaA: MLKDCKTVWNNCLRIIRENIAEQSFKTWFEPIVPVRLINNVLTIQVPSQFFYEWLEEHYVHVLRKAIDAELGTDGRLEYSIIVDKGNDKNKPYVINIPTSSKSANGSHGNGKDTKVSVHAEKYKSPFEYDSLENAHLASYLNPQYTFENFIEGDCNRLARSAGYAVANKPGVTSFNPLMLYGGVGLGKTHLVQAIGNHIKNTASNKFVLYVSSEKFTNQFIDALKNNNMQNFTNFYLQVDVLVIDDVQFLAGKERTQEIFFHIFNHLHQAGKQIIMTSDCPPRELKGLQDRLLSRFKWGLTADLQQPDLETRIAIIQKKLQAEGIFIPPNVIEYLAHSVDTNIRELEGVIVSLMAQASLNRKEIDLDLARQTLQNIVQHVDKEVSIEIIQKKVVEHFGLTLEELRGKSRRKEYVIPRQIAIYLAKEHTEHSLKSIGYHFGGRDHSTVIHAIQSVNDMLKTDQEVKAAIQSVQKQLKLKMVK
- a CDS encoding sensor histidine kinase — translated: MFKNISRTRQIIVGLSLSVAVFILLILFSFKVYRTLNNSFDKVEHTYTVINEIESLSYHLMQASLNEVEYSVSNNGGFLHNFIISYQMVQKKLHRLDSLTKADKPQQARLKLLNEIVTEREKILLDHINKVSLPQELPVDIIIQSARVFQQKATEVIEEIKIQEHKALLLRKQEAAFQHQTAFYLDIFAGLGALILVAITLILIIKDNRARERAEEELRKLNDNKDKFFSIVSHDLRGPAANIVKLSEFLLGPDEMLDNQMRREMAQHLNFSSQKLYKLLENLLSWAKLQMNRVDIKPFQVDLHKLASENITQISTLAADKKIQVVNEIPAHISAFADEKMCETVMRNLVVNAIKFTNTGGHIKISASEKESAVEISVVDSGVGMKKESVERLFNLGTHFSSKGTANEPGSGLGLILCREFVEKNKGKIWAESEVNKGSTFTFSLPKNILAFESIK